A single window of Tuberibacillus sp. Marseille-P3662 DNA harbors:
- a CDS encoding DegV family protein — MSKIALATDSTAYLPQDYAGEHGIHVVPLRVNFDNESYKELDELTPDAFFQKVREGGDLPQTSQPPIGEFVELYEQLAKDGYTDVIVVTLSAKISGTYEAATSAGNMVEGLNVHTFNSAIACLPQGFYVMEAQRMLQESASVTDILTRLEAIRERGMTAYFMVDDLNHLHRGGRLSGAQAVVGSLLRMKPIITFQDEVIKPYEKIRTRKKALNRIKDLFRDDVATASHVRVAIIQANVNEAAEELADWMRTEFDHVEVYMSYFGPVIGTHVGEGTLGMGWYHV; from the coding sequence ATGTCAAAAATAGCCCTAGCAACGGACAGCACAGCGTATTTACCGCAGGACTATGCCGGTGAACATGGTATCCACGTTGTCCCGCTGCGTGTCAACTTCGATAATGAGTCCTATAAGGAATTGGATGAGCTCACGCCGGATGCGTTCTTTCAGAAGGTGAGAGAAGGGGGCGATTTGCCGCAAACGTCCCAGCCGCCCATCGGGGAGTTTGTGGAATTATATGAGCAGTTAGCCAAGGACGGATACACTGATGTCATCGTTGTCACGTTATCAGCTAAAATCAGCGGTACCTATGAAGCGGCGACATCCGCCGGTAATATGGTGGAAGGTTTGAATGTGCACACGTTTAACTCTGCAATAGCCTGCCTGCCGCAGGGATTCTATGTTATGGAAGCTCAGCGCATGCTCCAGGAAAGCGCTTCGGTGACGGATATCCTGACCCGTTTGGAAGCCATCCGCGAACGGGGGATGACGGCCTACTTCATGGTCGATGATTTAAATCACTTGCACCGCGGCGGGCGTCTATCGGGGGCGCAAGCAGTTGTCGGCAGTTTACTGCGCATGAAACCGATCATTACGTTCCAAGATGAAGTTATTAAGCCTTACGAAAAGATCCGTACGAGAAAAAAAGCTTTGAACCGGATTAAAGATCTGTTTCGAGATGATGTGGCAACAGCGAGTCACGTGCGCGTGGCTATTATTCAAGCCAATGTTAACGAAGCTGCCGAAGAACTGGCCGATTGGATGCGGACTGAATTTGATCATGTAGAAGTCTATATGAGCTATTTTGGTCCCGTCATCGGTACGCATGTCGGTGAAGGCACCCTTGGGATGGGCTGGTATCATGTCTAG
- a CDS encoding response regulator produces the protein MNNTRETTTNIVLIDDHRLFREGVRRILEMEPGFEIVAEGDDGKDAEEILWKHQPDVVLMDINMPGVNGVEATRRLISRSPNTKVIILSIHDDENYVTHSLKSGASGYLLKEMDADSLVEAVHVVTDGGAYIHPKVTHNLVNEFRRLATSGSKRSGSGFRDVEYRKPLHILTRRECEVLQLMTDGKSNRAVGETLYISEKTVKNHVSNILQKMNVEDRTQAVVEAIKNGWVKVG, from the coding sequence ATGAATAATACCCGGGAAACCACAACGAATATTGTATTAATTGATGATCACCGTCTGTTTCGTGAAGGGGTTAGACGGATATTGGAAATGGAGCCAGGGTTTGAAATTGTCGCAGAAGGCGATGACGGTAAAGATGCCGAGGAGATTTTGTGGAAGCATCAGCCTGACGTTGTTTTGATGGATATTAACATGCCTGGTGTTAACGGTGTTGAAGCGACGCGTCGTTTGATCAGCCGTTCACCGAATACAAAAGTCATCATTTTATCCATTCACGATGATGAAAACTATGTGACCCATTCTTTGAAATCGGGGGCATCGGGTTATCTGTTAAAAGAAATGGATGCGGATTCTCTGGTTGAAGCCGTTCATGTTGTCACTGACGGCGGTGCATACATTCATCCTAAAGTCACTCATAATTTGGTGAATGAATTCCGGCGATTGGCGACGTCAGGCTCTAAACGTTCCGGATCCGGTTTTAGAGACGTGGAATATCGGAAACCGTTACATATTTTGACGCGCCGGGAGTGTGAAGTACTGCAACTGATGACCGATGGTAAGAGTAACCGTGCTGTTGGAGAAACATTGTATATTAGTGAGAAAACCGTTAAAAACCACGTCAGCAATATTCTACAAAAAATGAATGTTGAAGACCGGACTCAAGCGGTTGTTGAAGCTATCAAAAATGGTTGGGTGAAAGTTGGCTGA
- a CDS encoding sensor histidine kinase has product MSTKQQSTTLDAKQLDAILTKMMETVSESRDQIFEIGEQSRADYDGLMQDLADVKRQADETINMYDQLESKARLARGRLAQVSKHFQNYNEEEIRESYEKANEIQVEMSTIREKEYQLKQRRNDIERRLRTLKETVEKAEKLVGQVNVVQNYLKGDLKKVGELIEDAKQKQTFGLKIIEAQEEERKRLSREIHDGPAQLLAHVLLGSEIVGRVQKEEGPEAATKELSKFRDMVKNALREVRRIIYDLRPMTLDDLGLVPTLEKYLTRIEEQYAPVNIQFRNIGEERRLPGRMEAALFRLIQEAVQNACKHAKADMIKVSMECRQDSVVLLVNDDGVGFDPDQERDDSFGLIGMKERVDVLEGQLTIKSEPGKGTLVIFQIPILEEEE; this is encoded by the coding sequence ATGTCAACCAAGCAGCAATCAACTACCCTAGATGCCAAACAGCTGGACGCCATTCTAACAAAAATGATGGAGACGGTGAGTGAAAGCCGTGATCAAATATTCGAGATCGGTGAGCAGAGTCGGGCCGATTATGACGGGCTGATGCAGGACTTAGCCGATGTAAAAAGACAAGCCGATGAGACTATTAACATGTACGATCAATTGGAATCGAAAGCACGGTTGGCACGCGGCCGTCTTGCCCAGGTTAGTAAACATTTTCAAAATTACAATGAAGAGGAAATTAGAGAATCTTATGAAAAGGCGAATGAGATTCAGGTCGAAATGTCCACTATTAGAGAAAAAGAGTACCAGTTAAAACAACGAAGAAATGATATTGAGCGCCGGTTGAGAACCTTAAAGGAAACCGTGGAAAAGGCAGAAAAATTAGTGGGACAAGTTAATGTCGTTCAAAATTATTTAAAAGGCGATTTAAAGAAAGTCGGGGAGCTTATTGAGGATGCCAAACAAAAGCAAACATTTGGCTTAAAGATTATCGAAGCCCAAGAAGAAGAACGGAAGCGCTTATCTAGAGAAATCCATGATGGTCCCGCACAGTTATTGGCCCATGTGTTATTAGGGTCGGAAATTGTCGGCCGCGTGCAGAAAGAAGAAGGCCCTGAGGCGGCTACTAAGGAACTGTCCAAATTCAGGGATATGGTCAAAAACGCGCTTCGTGAAGTCCGCAGGATTATTTACGATTTGCGGCCGATGACCTTGGATGACCTCGGACTTGTGCCGACGTTAGAAAAATATCTCACTCGAATCGAAGAGCAATATGCCCCTGTGAACATACAGTTCCGTAATATCGGTGAGGAACGTCGGTTACCGGGGCGAATGGAGGCCGCTCTATTTCGCCTTATTCAAGAAGCTGTGCAAAACGCCTGTAAACATGCTAAAGCGGATATGATTAAAGTCAGTATGGAATGCCGGCAAGATTCGGTCGTTTTACTCGTCAATGATGACGGGGTTGGCTTTGATCCCGACCAAGAACGAGACGATTCATTTGGTTTGATTGGGATGAAAGAACGCGTCGACGTACTTGAAGGACAACTCACAATAAAATCAGAACCAGGCAAGGGGACGCTCGTGATCTTTCAGATTCCGATACTTGAGGAGGAAGAATAG
- a CDS encoding YigZ family protein yields the protein MLNSYYTVKQPNENEIIVEKSRFIAHVKRVESEEDAQNFIETINKDHWKATHNCYAYVIGENNHIQKASDNGEPSGTAGVPMLEVLKKKDLRDTAVVVTRYFGGIKLGAGGLIRTYSRATSEGLHAAGIVERQLMNVMAVTMDYSLLGTVENELRNRNYKLKDTHYTHKVTIELYVDVDNTDEFSTWMTNLCSGNCQITQNGEEYLELNSNKFYD from the coding sequence ATGCTTAATTCCTATTATACAGTAAAACAGCCAAATGAAAATGAAATCATTGTCGAAAAATCACGATTCATTGCTCATGTCAAACGCGTAGAGTCTGAAGAGGATGCCCAAAACTTCATCGAAACCATTAACAAAGACCATTGGAAAGCCACCCATAACTGCTATGCGTATGTCATAGGAGAAAACAACCATATCCAAAAGGCCAGTGATAATGGTGAACCGAGTGGTACAGCGGGCGTACCTATGCTTGAGGTCCTAAAAAAGAAAGATCTTCGTGACACGGCCGTTGTGGTCACGCGCTACTTCGGCGGAATTAAACTAGGCGCCGGCGGCTTGATCCGCACTTATTCAAGGGCGACTTCGGAAGGCCTTCATGCGGCGGGAATTGTTGAGCGGCAATTAATGAATGTCATGGCTGTGACCATGGATTACTCCCTTTTAGGAACGGTCGAAAACGAATTAAGAAATCGAAACTATAAGTTAAAGGACACTCATTACACTCATAAAGTAACTATTGAATTATATGTTGATGTCGATAATACTGACGAATTTTCAACCTGGATGACGAATTTATGTAGTGGAAATTGTCAAATAACGCAGAATGGGGAGGAATATCTAGAATTAAACAGCAATAAATTTTATGATTAG
- a CDS encoding glycosyltransferase family 4 protein has translation MDILNSYTFAFLISVCVTILSTPLMKQLAFKLNVVDKPDHDRKVHDNIMPYMGGGAIILGFIAGYIYLQPQFQFMTAFLIGAGIIALTGFLDDKFAISPKLKLLGQIMAAVIVVSSGIQIEFIRIPMIGEIHFGWLAIPFTLFWIIAITNAINLIDGLDGLATGVSSIALTSIIIMSALNNQILPIGLSVLLLGGTLGFLLFNFNPAKIFMGDTGSLFIGYALSVISILGMFKSITIFSLIIPIMILAVPIFDTSFAIIRRLIKKQKISAPDKSHLHHHLLNIGFSHKTTVLIIYIISAFFGFSGIVFSRSVLWGSLLFLVLAVIMFQFTMEIIDVLNKRRKPILNTVKKVILNQSSSRGK, from the coding sequence ATGGACATATTGAACTCGTACACCTTTGCTTTTCTTATTTCGGTATGTGTGACTATACTTTCGACACCATTGATGAAACAATTAGCTTTCAAACTTAACGTCGTTGATAAACCAGACCATGACCGAAAAGTACACGATAATATTATGCCCTACATGGGTGGCGGAGCCATTATTCTTGGCTTCATCGCCGGATATATTTATTTACAACCTCAATTTCAATTTATGACAGCTTTTCTTATTGGTGCAGGCATTATTGCGCTAACAGGATTTTTGGACGATAAATTCGCTATTTCACCTAAGCTTAAGTTGTTAGGACAAATAATGGCCGCAGTAATCGTGGTCAGTTCGGGTATTCAAATCGAATTTATCCGAATTCCAATGATTGGTGAGATCCACTTTGGTTGGCTTGCTATCCCTTTTACGCTTTTCTGGATTATTGCGATCACAAACGCCATTAACCTAATTGATGGTTTAGATGGTTTAGCAACAGGCGTTTCATCAATTGCCTTAACATCGATTATTATTATGAGTGCGCTTAACAATCAGATATTACCGATCGGACTATCCGTACTATTGTTAGGCGGTACATTAGGATTTCTACTTTTTAACTTCAACCCAGCCAAGATTTTTATGGGTGATACTGGATCACTGTTTATCGGCTATGCATTATCAGTTATATCAATATTGGGTATGTTTAAAAGTATAACAATTTTTTCGTTAATTATTCCTATCATGATTCTTGCGGTTCCCATCTTTGATACATCGTTCGCGATTATTCGAAGGCTTATTAAAAAGCAAAAAATTTCGGCACCCGATAAATCACATTTACACCATCATTTGCTCAACATTGGGTTCAGCCATAAAACAACCGTGCTGATTATTTATATCATTAGCGCATTCTTCGGATTTAGCGGCATTGTATTCTCGCGCTCAGTTCTATGGGGATCATTATTATTCTTAGTATTAGCCGTCATCATGTTTCAATTTACAATGGAAATCATTGATGTCCTCAATAAACGACGAAAACCCATTCTCAATACCGTGAAAAAAGTAATATTGAACCAATCATCATCTCGGGGAAAATAA
- a CDS encoding LCP family protein: MVSRQEFNRRNKVKRVIKSTVLTVLILILAGVSFAGYLINNTLNAASDSYNPIDRGGKSKYREEKVSIADEPFSILLMGVENYSSGGKNGRTDTLIALTINPKKKKAYMVSIPRDTRVDIAGADRKAKINSAHVFGSLNGYGGNKAAVETVENYLDIPIDYYAQVDFQGFIDIIKEINGVTVDVPFKFWEKDILHGNKKINFEKGKQHLNAAEALAYVRMRKRDPSGDFGRTERQRQVITAAVNKVKTSHMIFKIDDIGEIIGDNIETNLSVKEIYSLQKQFADMSNFDIQSLAFKMNEGIRIDSKWYYRPNEDNLEKIKRTLRNSLEIGDATSEEEMDSPNPSYNEK, from the coding sequence ATGGTTTCTAGACAAGAATTTAATAGGAGAAATAAAGTGAAACGGGTTATCAAATCAACTGTTTTAACTGTACTCATTTTGATTTTGGCCGGCGTTTCTTTTGCAGGTTATTTAATTAATAACACGTTAAACGCGGCAAGTGATTCTTACAATCCGATTGATCGTGGTGGAAAATCAAAATATCGTGAAGAAAAGGTTTCGATAGCTGATGAGCCGTTTTCAATACTATTAATGGGTGTTGAAAATTATTCCTCGGGTGGTAAAAATGGTAGAACGGATACTTTAATTGCCTTGACTATTAATCCGAAGAAGAAAAAGGCTTATATGGTAAGTATACCTAGAGATACAAGGGTCGATATTGCGGGTGCTGACCGAAAGGCTAAAATCAATTCTGCCCATGTTTTTGGCTCTTTAAATGGCTACGGTGGTAATAAAGCCGCTGTTGAGACGGTTGAGAATTATCTTGATATCCCAATTGATTATTATGCCCAGGTTGATTTTCAAGGCTTTATTGATATCATAAAGGAAATTAACGGGGTAACGGTGGATGTTCCTTTTAAATTCTGGGAAAAGGATATTCTCCATGGGAATAAGAAAATTAATTTTGAGAAAGGCAAACAGCATTTAAATGCTGCAGAAGCCTTAGCATACGTTCGTATGCGTAAACGTGATCCATCAGGTGATTTTGGTCGTACTGAACGACAAAGACAGGTCATAACGGCTGCAGTGAATAAGGTTAAAACCTCTCACATGATATTTAAAATTGATGATATCGGTGAGATCATTGGTGACAATATTGAAACTAACTTAAGTGTCAAGGAGATTTATTCTTTGCAGAAACAATTCGCTGATATGAGCAATTTTGATATTCAATCATTGGCTTTTAAAATGAACGAAGGTATTCGTATCGATTCCAAATGGTACTATAGGCCAAATGAAGATAACCTTGAGAAGATTAAGCGAACACTTAGAAACAGTCTCGAAATTGGTGATGCAACCAGCGAAGAGGAAATGGATTCGCCTAATCCATCATACAATGAGAAATAA
- a CDS encoding glycosyltransferase family 2 protein, with protein MSTSSGYNDSSQPLVSIITPSYNSSDYIEEAISCVKNQTYENWEMIIVDDCSTDNSREIIQKQVSYDQRIRFIPLKENSGAAVARNNAISAANGRYIAFLDSDDLWMPQKLVEQVDFMERNDLAFTFTQYSVIDQNGEEVNEVINIPRVIDYKGLLKNTIIGCLTVMINIEKTGLVEMPNIRTRQDFALWLSILKRGFKAYGIQKKLAQYRVVKGSISSNKFKAAKRNWEIYREIENHGLMYSSWCFINYIFHAIKKRI; from the coding sequence TTGAGTACCTCCAGTGGCTATAACGATTCATCACAACCTTTAGTATCAATTATTACACCTTCATATAATTCATCGGATTATATAGAAGAAGCAATAAGTTGTGTCAAGAATCAAACTTACGAAAACTGGGAAATGATTATTGTTGATGATTGTTCCACTGATAATTCAAGGGAAATCATTCAAAAACAAGTGTCTTATGATCAGCGCATTCGCTTCATCCCTTTAAAGGAAAACAGTGGTGCGGCAGTTGCTCGGAACAATGCTATTTCCGCTGCAAACGGAAGATACATTGCTTTTCTGGATAGTGATGATTTGTGGATGCCACAAAAGCTTGTTGAACAAGTTGATTTTATGGAAAGGAATGACCTTGCCTTCACATTTACACAATACAGTGTCATTGATCAAAATGGAGAAGAGGTTAATGAAGTTATAAATATTCCAAGGGTTATTGACTATAAGGGCCTTTTAAAAAATACGATTATTGGTTGTTTAACGGTCATGATTAATATAGAAAAAACCGGGTTAGTTGAAATGCCCAATATAAGAACGAGACAAGACTTCGCCCTATGGCTATCTATTTTAAAGAGAGGTTTCAAAGCATACGGCATTCAGAAAAAATTGGCGCAATACCGTGTTGTTAAAGGTTCGATTTCTAGTAATAAATTTAAAGCAGCAAAAAGAAATTGGGAAATATACAGGGAAATTGAAAATCATGGATTGATGTATTCTAGCTGGTGTTTCATTAATTATATCTTTCACGCCATAAAAAAAAGAATATAG
- a CDS encoding acyltransferase: MEPASIGQNVIIGEDVSFGNNVTIGNNVIIYEKTKIGDDVVIQDNVVVGKQPSRAKNSILSESQKLPGAVIGSGCTIGTSSIIYANASLADDVFVADLATIRERVTIGEKTIVGRGVSVENDCDVGQKCKLETNCYVTAYSELGNYVFMAPYVVTTNDNYMARSKERYNHFKGVTIRDGGRVGANSTILPGKVIQEDGAVGAGSLVTKDVNTGEMVIGSPAKFYQKVPEDQLLKNQ; the protein is encoded by the coding sequence ATGGAACCGGCATCAATTGGACAAAATGTTATTATTGGGGAAGATGTTTCCTTTGGTAATAACGTAACTATAGGAAATAATGTTATCATATATGAAAAAACAAAAATTGGTGACGATGTTGTCATTCAGGATAACGTTGTTGTTGGCAAGCAGCCGTCTAGAGCTAAAAATTCAATCCTATCAGAGTCCCAGAAACTCCCCGGTGCTGTGATTGGCTCAGGGTGTACAATAGGTACATCGTCTATCATTTATGCGAATGCTTCGTTGGCGGATGATGTGTTTGTTGCAGACCTTGCGACAATTAGAGAACGGGTTACGATTGGAGAAAAAACAATTGTTGGACGGGGAGTATCAGTTGAAAACGACTGTGATGTTGGTCAGAAATGTAAGTTAGAAACGAATTGCTATGTCACTGCCTATTCAGAACTTGGTAATTACGTCTTTATGGCTCCTTATGTTGTGACGACAAACGATAATTATATGGCTCGTTCAAAAGAGCGTTATAATCATTTTAAAGGTGTCACAATTCGGGATGGTGGGAGAGTTGGGGCGAATTCAACCATTTTGCCGGGTAAGGTTATTCAAGAAGATGGAGCGGTTGGTGCAGGTAGTCTTGTTACCAAAGATGTGAATACAGGAGAAATGGTAATTGGTTCACCTGCAAAATTTTATCAAAAAGTACCTGAAGATCAACTGTTGAAAAACCAGTAA
- a CDS encoding glycosyltransferase family 4 protein, with protein MKVCHITSVHIYNDTRIFVKECQSLAQHYETHLVAPDAPDKTIEGIHCHGVLKSGSNRLSRMTSTVRSVFKKALEVDADVYHFHDPELIFSGMMLKKRGKKVFYDVHEDVPKQILSKDWLPNVLKKPLGLMTRNLEAFASKKFDGIVTATPEITERFEAYNDQTITVQNFPLLDEWEQEDNNNAQTFDNKAAYIGSITKPRGILEIIQAFGKINGGTNENVRLLLGGKFGTPELENKAQQLNGWQYVDFLGWLGRNEVREVLNQAKVGLVLIHPEPRYKVSYPVKMFEYMSAGIPVVASDFPLWKGIVEHNECGICVDPLDPSAIADAIQFILDHPEQAKKMGQNGRHAVTEKYSWEPEFKKLLESYQKISR; from the coding sequence ATGAAAGTGTGTCATATAACTTCTGTGCATATATATAACGACACTAGGATCTTTGTAAAAGAGTGTCAGTCACTGGCCCAACATTATGAAACTCATCTCGTTGCCCCTGATGCTCCAGATAAGACCATTGAGGGTATTCACTGTCATGGTGTACTGAAGTCTGGAAGTAACCGATTGTCACGAATGACATCAACGGTTCGAAGCGTCTTTAAAAAAGCGTTGGAAGTCGATGCTGATGTATATCATTTTCATGATCCTGAACTTATTTTTTCTGGTATGATGTTGAAAAAAAGGGGCAAAAAAGTATTTTATGATGTCCATGAAGATGTTCCGAAGCAAATTCTTTCTAAAGACTGGCTTCCAAATGTTCTTAAAAAGCCGTTAGGCCTAATGACAAGGAATTTAGAGGCGTTTGCTTCAAAGAAATTTGATGGTATTGTGACCGCAACTCCGGAAATAACAGAGCGATTTGAAGCTTATAATGATCAAACGATTACTGTTCAAAACTTTCCGCTTTTAGACGAATGGGAGCAAGAAGATAATAACAATGCACAAACCTTTGACAATAAGGCAGCTTACATTGGTTCTATTACAAAACCAAGAGGGATCTTGGAGATTATTCAGGCTTTTGGAAAGATCAATGGAGGTACAAATGAAAATGTCAGGTTGCTCCTTGGCGGAAAATTTGGCACCCCCGAGTTAGAAAATAAAGCTCAGCAACTTAATGGTTGGCAATATGTCGATTTTCTAGGATGGCTAGGTCGAAATGAAGTCCGAGAGGTTCTAAACCAAGCAAAGGTTGGGCTGGTACTGATTCATCCTGAGCCAAGATATAAAGTATCTTATCCTGTTAAAATGTTCGAATACATGTCTGCAGGTATTCCGGTTGTTGCGTCTGACTTTCCTTTGTGGAAAGGAATTGTTGAACATAATGAGTGTGGGATATGCGTTGATCCTCTTGATCCCTCTGCGATCGCCGATGCCATCCAATTTATTTTGGATCATCCTGAACAAGCTAAGAAAATGGGCCAAAATGGGAGGCATGCAGTCACTGAAAAGTATAGTTGGGAACCGGAATTTAAAAAATTGCTGGAATCATATCAAAAAATCAGTCGTTAG
- a CDS encoding glycosyltransferase family 4 protein, whose product MKVLVISHLYPTHFNPYAGAFVHEQVKELMYQGCEVVVISPVRYAPFPLNQLSRKWSAYAQTPYYLENEGVPIYHPRYISFPKNILFHQTGRFMYKGIYDTAKKLHKQYQFDLIHAHVALPDGVATMKLAHQLGLPFVLTIHGKDLLGTIHTNRSSKLQVKKAIQSAKQVVLVSDRLDTIRKQAFEDVIDEKCHVVPNGVSPIFLKEPMDQEKQKPSFSPILLSVSNLNPLKGIQYNIVAVSKLIKKYNNLHYYIVGKGESEQYLRDLVTEHQLQDHVTFLGAKSKEEVKQLMEQCDVFSMPSWNEAFGIVYIEAMACGKPIIGTRGEGVEEVVSNESNGFLVPPQDEDALATVIDKLFENEQLRRKVGGNAKELIEEKFTWKRNGEHMLKIYQRALES is encoded by the coding sequence TTGAAAGTTTTAGTGATTTCTCATCTCTATCCAACACATTTTAATCCTTATGCAGGGGCATTTGTTCATGAACAGGTAAAAGAGCTTATGTATCAAGGTTGTGAAGTCGTTGTCATTTCACCCGTAAGGTATGCTCCTTTCCCATTAAATCAATTATCTAGGAAATGGTCTGCCTATGCTCAAACACCTTATTATTTAGAAAATGAGGGTGTCCCGATATACCATCCTAGATATATATCGTTTCCAAAAAATATTTTATTTCATCAGACCGGTCGTTTTATGTATAAGGGAATTTATGATACGGCAAAAAAATTACATAAACAATATCAATTTGATCTCATTCATGCTCATGTTGCTTTACCTGATGGGGTGGCAACAATGAAATTGGCTCATCAATTGGGCCTTCCATTTGTTTTAACGATACATGGGAAAGACCTTCTTGGGACCATTCATACTAATCGTTCGTCTAAATTGCAGGTGAAAAAAGCGATACAAAGCGCCAAACAAGTTGTCCTAGTTAGTGACCGCTTGGACACCATAAGAAAACAGGCGTTTGAGGATGTTATAGATGAGAAATGTCATGTGGTTCCAAATGGCGTCAGTCCAATCTTTCTGAAAGAGCCTATGGATCAAGAAAAACAAAAGCCTTCATTTTCTCCTATATTATTAAGTGTATCTAATTTAAATCCACTTAAAGGCATCCAATATAACATTGTTGCTGTTTCAAAGTTAATTAAGAAATATAATAATTTACACTATTATATTGTTGGCAAAGGAGAAAGTGAACAATATTTACGGGACCTCGTCACTGAACATCAATTGCAAGATCATGTTACGTTTTTAGGTGCAAAAAGTAAGGAAGAGGTTAAGCAATTGATGGAACAATGCGATGTTTTTTCGATGCCAAGTTGGAATGAAGCATTCGGAATTGTCTATATTGAAGCAATGGCCTGCGGAAAACCTATTATAGGTACACGTGGGGAAGGTGTGGAAGAAGTTGTGTCAAATGAAAGCAATGGATTCTTGGTACCACCTCAGGATGAAGATGCGCTTGCTACGGTCATAGACAAACTTTTTGAAAATGAACAGTTACGGCGAAAAGTAGGTGGGAATGCCAAGGAACTCATTGAGGAAAAGTTCACGTGGAAACGTAACGGTGAGCATATGTTAAAAATTTATCAACGTGCTTTAGAATCATAA
- a CDS encoding UDP-glucose dehydrogenase family protein — protein sequence MKISVVGTGYVGLVTGVCLADIGHQVTCIDIDKEKVKQLKEGIPPIYEQGLEELMAKNIESGRLSFTSELDEGYKDVQVIYIAVGTPQNENGSADLSYVSLAAKGIAENINHNVVIVTKSTVPVGTNDHIKSIVLKYLKAPVSVDMVSNPEFLREGSAIKDTFESDRIVIGSDNKAAGDMIEKVNEPFGLPVFRTDVKSAEMIKYASNAFLATKISFINEIANICGKIGANIEDVSKGMGIDRRIGPQFLNAGIGYGGSCFPKDTNALVQIAGNVEHEFELLKSVIKVNNHQQLLLVNKANQRLGDLKGLNIALLGLAFKPKTDDMREAPSIVISEELVKQGANVTAYDPLAIENAQSIFPNEVQFTDSIEDAIGQADVAFILTEWDDIKDLNLERAYQLMRQPIIFDGRNTFPLDAIKGTGFEYHSIGRPTIDELNET from the coding sequence ATGAAAATATCTGTGGTCGGAACAGGGTATGTAGGTTTAGTCACAGGCGTTTGCCTGGCAGATATCGGTCATCAAGTCACTTGTATTGATATTGATAAAGAAAAAGTTAAGCAGCTAAAGGAAGGTATTCCACCAATATATGAACAAGGCTTAGAAGAATTAATGGCAAAAAATATTGAGTCAGGTCGTTTGTCCTTTACTAGTGAATTAGATGAAGGTTATAAAGATGTCCAAGTCATCTATATCGCTGTTGGAACCCCTCAAAATGAAAATGGTTCTGCGGATCTTTCTTATGTAAGCCTCGCAGCGAAAGGCATTGCTGAAAATATTAATCATAATGTCGTTATTGTGACAAAGAGCACGGTTCCAGTAGGAACAAATGATCATATCAAATCAATCGTACTTAAATACTTAAAAGCACCCGTTTCGGTTGATATGGTGTCAAATCCTGAATTTTTACGGGAAGGATCAGCGATTAAAGATACTTTTGAAAGTGATCGAATTGTTATTGGTTCTGACAACAAAGCAGCAGGAGATATGATTGAAAAGGTTAATGAGCCATTCGGTCTGCCTGTTTTTAGAACGGATGTTAAAAGTGCTGAAATGATAAAGTATGCATCCAATGCCTTCCTCGCGACAAAAATTAGCTTTATCAATGAAATAGCCAATATTTGCGGCAAAATTGGTGCCAATATTGAGGATGTCTCAAAGGGGATGGGCATAGACCGTCGGATTGGACCTCAATTCCTCAATGCAGGAATCGGTTATGGCGGATCATGTTTCCCGAAAGATACAAATGCTCTTGTTCAAATTGCTGGTAATGTCGAACATGAATTTGAATTGCTTAAATCAGTAATAAAGGTTAATAATCATCAGCAGTTATTATTGGTTAACAAAGCCAACCAAAGGCTTGGTGATTTAAAAGGATTAAATATTGCCTTGTTAGGTCTTGCTTTTAAGCCTAAGACAGATGATATGAGAGAGGCTCCGTCCATTGTCATTTCAGAGGAACTCGTTAAGCAAGGGGCTAATGTTACAGCTTATGACCCTCTAGCAATTGAAAATGCCCAAAGTATCTTTCCAAATGAGGTACAATTTACAGATTCTATTGAGGATGCAATTGGCCAAGCTGATGTAGCGTTTATTTTAACTGAGTGGGATGATATTAAAGATTTAAATTTGGAGCGGGCTTATCAGTTAATGCGTCAACCTATTATCTTTGACGGTAGAAATACTTTTCCGCTAGACGCAATTAAAGGGACAGGATTTGAATATCATTCAATTGGAAGACCAACGATCGATGAATTAAATGAAACATGA